One Mycobacteriales bacterium genomic region harbors:
- a CDS encoding proteasome ATPase, with amino-acid sequence EEENRFLEVTYANGDKEVLYFKDFNSGAMIENIVARAKKMAIKDFLETAQKGLRLQHLMTACIDEFKENEDLPNTTNPDDWARISGKKGERIVYIRTLVTSAKGSETGRSIDTVANTGQYL; translated from the coding sequence GAGGAGGAGAACCGCTTCCTGGAGGTCACCTACGCCAACGGCGACAAGGAGGTCCTGTACTTCAAGGACTTCAACTCCGGCGCCATGATCGAGAACATCGTCGCCCGGGCGAAGAAGATGGCCATCAAGGACTTCCTCGAGACGGCTCAGAAGGGGCTGCGGCTGCAGCACCTGATGACCGCCTGCATCGATGAGTTCAAGGAGAACGAGGACCTGCCCAACACGACGAACCCGGACGACTGGGCCCGGATCTCGGGCAAGAAGGGCGAGCGGATCGTCTACATCCGCACGCTGGTCACCAGCGCCAAGGGCTCCGAGACCGGGCGCTCGATCGACACGGTGGCGAACACGGGGCAGTACCTCTAG
- the dop gene encoding depupylase/deamidase Dop, translating into MTTRRVMGIETEYGVSVPGQPASGAMIASSQIVNGWASGMAEGPARSRRTRWDFEEENPLRDARGFEVGSGMSDHDIEDDLGLANVILTNGARLYVDHAHPEYSAPEVVTPRDAVLWDKAGERVMAIAAERALRAPGTPRILLYKNNTDNKGASYGTHENYLMTRATPFAEIVRHLTPFFVSRQVVTGAGRVGIGQDGRVHGFQLSQRADFFEVEVGLETTLKRPIINTRDEPHADPDKYRRLHVILGDANLSEVSTYLKVGTTALVLSMIEDGWLRDNGIDLSVDGPVTALRQVSHDPALRQQMVLRDGRRMTALQLQMEYLEQARKHVEDRLGPDADGQTRDVLARWESVLDRLSIDPMSLSRELDWVAKLAILEGYREREGLGWDAPKLHLVDLQYSDVRPEKGLYNRLVASGRMELLLSEDEIRRAVDNPPEDTRAYFRGTCLSRFPSEVAAASWDSVIFDIGRESLQRVPTLEPLRGTKAHVGALLDRSRSAAELVEALSRR; encoded by the coding sequence ATGACCACGCGCCGCGTCATGGGCATCGAGACCGAGTACGGCGTCTCGGTGCCCGGTCAGCCGGCCAGCGGCGCGATGATCGCCTCCAGCCAGATCGTCAACGGCTGGGCGAGCGGCATGGCCGAAGGCCCGGCCCGCAGTCGCCGTACCCGCTGGGACTTCGAGGAGGAGAATCCGCTCCGCGACGCCCGCGGGTTCGAGGTCGGCAGCGGGATGAGCGACCACGACATCGAGGACGACCTGGGGCTGGCCAACGTCATTCTCACCAACGGCGCCCGGCTCTACGTCGACCACGCGCACCCGGAGTACTCCGCGCCAGAGGTCGTCACGCCGCGTGACGCGGTGCTGTGGGACAAGGCCGGGGAGCGGGTGATGGCCATCGCGGCCGAGCGCGCGCTACGGGCGCCCGGGACGCCGCGGATCCTGCTCTACAAGAACAACACCGACAACAAGGGCGCGTCCTACGGCACGCACGAGAACTACCTGATGACGCGGGCGACGCCGTTCGCCGAGATCGTGCGGCACCTGACGCCCTTCTTCGTCAGTCGGCAGGTCGTCACCGGCGCCGGCCGGGTCGGGATCGGCCAGGACGGGCGGGTGCACGGCTTCCAGCTCAGCCAGCGGGCCGACTTCTTCGAGGTCGAGGTCGGGCTCGAGACCACCCTCAAGCGGCCGATCATCAACACCCGCGACGAGCCGCACGCCGATCCGGACAAGTACCGGAGGCTGCACGTCATCCTCGGCGACGCCAACCTGTCGGAGGTGTCGACCTACCTCAAGGTCGGCACCACCGCGCTGGTGCTGTCGATGATCGAGGACGGGTGGCTCAGGGACAACGGCATCGACCTGTCGGTCGACGGCCCGGTCACGGCGCTACGGCAGGTGTCGCACGATCCGGCCCTGCGGCAGCAGATGGTGCTGCGAGACGGCCGGCGGATGACCGCGCTGCAGCTGCAGATGGAGTACCTCGAGCAGGCCCGTAAGCACGTCGAGGACCGGCTCGGACCCGACGCCGACGGGCAGACGCGCGATGTGCTGGCCCGCTGGGAGTCGGTGCTGGACCGCCTGTCGATCGATCCGATGTCGCTCTCACGTGAGCTCGACTGGGTGGCCAAGCTGGCCATCCTCGAGGGCTACCGGGAGCGTGAGGGGCTGGGCTGGGACGCGCCCAAGCTGCACCTGGTCGACCTGCAGTACTCCGACGTCCGGCCGGAGAAGGGCCTTTACAACCGGCTGGTCGCCAGCGGCCGGATGGAGCTGCTGCTGTCCGAGGACGAGATCCGGCGGGCCGTGGACAACCCGCCCGAGGACACCCGCGCCTACTTCCGCGGCACCTGCCTGTCCCGTTTCCCCTCGGAGGTGGCTGCCGCTTCCTGGGACTCGGTCATCTTCGACATCGGTCGCGAGTCACTGCAGCGGGTGCCCACGCTCGAGCCGCTGCGTGGCACCAAGGCGCACGTCGGCGCATTGCTGGACCGTTCGCGGTCGGCGGCCGAGCTGGTCGAGGCCCTGTCGCGCCGCTAG
- a CDS encoding ubiquitin-like protein Pup, protein MATRESGGQDRQSRRAEDVEETQDEQTSDVQERVGKLTDDVDALLDDIDEALEENAEDFVKAFVQKGGQ, encoded by the coding sequence ATGGCCACCAGGGAAAGCGGCGGGCAGGACCGGCAGAGCCGGCGCGCCGAGGACGTCGAGGAGACGCAGGACGAGCAGACCAGCGACGTCCAGGAGCGCGTCGGCAAGTTGACCGATGACGTCGACGCCCTGCTCGACGACATCGATGAGGCGCTCGAGGAGAACGCCGAGGACTTCGTGAAGGCCTTCGTGCAGAAGGGCGGGCAGTGA
- the prcB gene encoding proteasome subunit beta, producing the protein MHGRLPAHFTAPGSSSFSEFLGAAAPDLLPSRLTLSAGTLEAPHGTTIVAVTHASGVIMAGDRRATMGNIIAQRDIEKVFRTDDYSVVGIAGTAGLAVEMVRLFQVELEHYEKLEGHVLSLDGKANRLSAMIRGNLAMAMQGLAVVPLFAGYDLEGAVGRIFSYDVTGGRYEEHSFHSVGSGSIFARGALKKRYRDGVSESEAVKLCVDALYDAADDDSATGGPDMSRRIWPVVMSATDEGVRRLPDDEVGAVVQTVVDERLINPGG; encoded by the coding sequence ATGCACGGGCGTCTCCCGGCTCACTTCACCGCGCCGGGCAGCAGCTCGTTCAGCGAGTTCCTCGGGGCTGCGGCACCCGATCTGCTCCCGTCGCGGCTGACCCTGTCCGCGGGCACGCTGGAGGCACCGCACGGCACGACGATCGTGGCCGTGACGCATGCCAGCGGCGTGATCATGGCCGGCGACCGGCGCGCCACGATGGGCAACATCATCGCCCAGCGGGACATCGAGAAGGTCTTCCGCACCGACGACTACAGCGTCGTCGGCATCGCTGGTACCGCTGGTCTGGCGGTGGAGATGGTGCGGCTGTTCCAGGTCGAGCTCGAGCACTACGAGAAGCTCGAGGGACACGTCCTGTCGCTGGACGGCAAGGCCAACCGGCTGTCCGCGATGATCCGCGGCAACCTCGCGATGGCGATGCAGGGGCTGGCCGTGGTCCCCCTGTTCGCCGGCTACGACCTCGAGGGCGCCGTCGGCCGTATCTTCAGCTACGACGTGACCGGCGGCCGTTACGAGGAGCACAGCTTCCACAGTGTCGGCAGCGGCAGCATCTTCGCCCGCGGCGCCCTGAAGAAGCGCTACCGCGACGGGGTGAGCGAGTCCGAAGCCGTCAAGCTCTGCGTGGACGCGCTCTACGACGCCGCCGACGACGACTCCGCCACCGGCGGTCCCGACATGTCCCGGCGCATCTGGCCGGTGGTCATGAGCGCCACCGACGAGGGGGTCCGGCGGCTGCCGGACGACGAGGTCGGCGCGGTGGTCCAGACCGTCGTGGACGAGCGCCTGATCAACCCCGGCGGCTGA
- the prcA gene encoding proteasome subunit alpha, which produces MTMPFYVSPEQAMKDKSDYARKGIARGRSVLTLAYADGILFVGENPSNALHKISEIYDRIAFAAVGKYNEFENLRLAGVRYADLRGYQYDRRDVTSRGLANAYAQTLGTIFTESSKPYEVEIVVAEVGERPADDQLYRLMYDGSVAEEHGFVVMGGQSEPLAAYVKERHDPTATLEQVLRLGVAALAQAGPDAEPRAIAGRDLEAAVLDRTRPRRAFSRLVGPRLERLLGQEKPTP; this is translated from the coding sequence GTGACCATGCCGTTCTACGTGTCGCCCGAGCAGGCGATGAAGGACAAGAGCGACTACGCGCGAAAGGGCATCGCACGTGGCCGCTCGGTCCTGACGCTGGCCTACGCCGACGGGATCCTGTTCGTCGGCGAGAACCCCAGCAACGCCCTGCACAAGATCAGCGAGATCTACGACCGGATCGCCTTCGCGGCCGTCGGCAAGTACAACGAGTTCGAGAACCTGCGCCTCGCGGGTGTGCGCTACGCCGACCTGCGCGGCTACCAGTACGACCGCCGCGACGTGACCAGCCGCGGCCTGGCCAACGCCTACGCGCAGACGCTCGGCACGATCTTCACCGAGTCGAGCAAGCCGTACGAAGTGGAGATCGTCGTCGCCGAGGTGGGGGAGCGGCCGGCTGACGACCAGCTCTACCGGCTGATGTACGACGGCTCGGTCGCCGAGGAGCACGGCTTCGTCGTGATGGGCGGCCAGAGCGAGCCGCTGGCGGCGTACGTGAAGGAACGACACGACCCCACCGCGACGTTGGAGCAGGTACTCCGGCTCGGGGTGGCAGCCCTCGCCCAGGCCGGTCCGGACGCCGAGCCGCGCGCGATCGCGGGGCGCGACCTGGAGGCCGCGGTCCTGGACCGCACCCGCCCGCGACGAGCGTTCTCGCGCCTCGTCGGCCCCCGACTCGAGCGCCTGCTCGGCCAGGAGAAGCCCACCCCGTGA
- a CDS encoding FKBP-type peptidyl-prolyl cis-trans isomerase: MTSRLIPALTAVTATALILTGCSGGASDTVAGSPPESSCPDAPSPVPAPSGATTDLQTKPVVEVPSTPPPTALQVSDIVVGDGALACSGMPVEMQYVGVTYADGKQFDASWDRGQPFPFQLGGGQVIGGWDQGIVGMREGGRRQLVIPPDLGYGDQGAGADIPPGATLVFVVDLVSVTQ, encoded by the coding sequence GTGACGTCCCGCCTGATTCCCGCCCTGACGGCAGTCACTGCCACAGCCCTGATCCTGACCGGCTGCAGCGGAGGCGCCTCCGACACCGTCGCCGGATCGCCGCCGGAGTCCAGCTGCCCGGATGCCCCGTCACCCGTACCGGCTCCCAGCGGCGCCACCACCGACCTGCAGACCAAGCCCGTCGTGGAGGTGCCGTCGACCCCGCCGCCCACCGCGCTGCAGGTCTCCGACATCGTCGTCGGCGACGGCGCGCTGGCCTGCTCGGGAATGCCGGTCGAGATGCAGTACGTCGGGGTCACCTACGCCGACGGCAAGCAGTTCGACGCCTCCTGGGACCGGGGGCAGCCGTTCCCGTTCCAGCTCGGCGGCGGCCAGGTCATCGGCGGCTGGGACCAGGGCATCGTGGGAATGCGTGAAGGCGGCCGGCGCCAGCTGGTGATCCCGCCGGACCTGGGCTACGGCGACCAGGGCGCCGGGGCCGACATCCCGCCGGGGGCCACTCTGGTGTTCGTGGTCGACCTCGTCTCCGTGACGCAGTAG
- a CDS encoding ChaB family protein, which produces MPKTTKSGKPKQDELPSTLQRSSAKAQRTFTKAHDSAAEQYGEGQRAHRTAYAAVKQGFEKVGDHWEPKQAKGPSDAGGRGRRNDTRGGVDANASKKHLYEVAQRLEVPGRSAMSKDQLVDAIDRANTRKTAQARTR; this is translated from the coding sequence ATGCCGAAGACGACGAAGTCAGGGAAGCCGAAGCAGGACGAGCTGCCGTCGACGCTCCAGCGGTCATCGGCGAAGGCCCAGCGGACCTTCACCAAGGCGCACGACTCGGCCGCCGAGCAGTACGGCGAGGGTCAGCGGGCGCACCGCACCGCCTACGCGGCGGTCAAGCAGGGCTTCGAGAAGGTGGGCGACCACTGGGAGCCCAAGCAGGCGAAGGGCCCCAGCGACGCCGGTGGCCGCGGCAGGCGCAACGACACCCGGGGCGGCGTCGACGCCAACGCGAGCAAGAAGCATCTGTACGAGGTGGCGCAGCGGCTCGAGGTGCCCGGCCGGTCCGCCATGTCAAAGGACCAGCTCGTCGATGCCATCGACCGCGCAAACACTCGCAAGACTGCCCAGGCACGCACCCGGTAG